In a genomic window of Chryseobacterium sp. G0162:
- a CDS encoding anti-sigma factor domain-containing protein, with amino-acid sequence MNTKEYISSGIIESYILGHASPEEAGILECVMKNNAEVKAAYEEAQKTLEDLATAQAVTPPNDLKSKIWNTIQQKQSTEEETLSIPVNTPVSKDREEFKIEGETKKNTNWKAYAVAASVLFLVSIAGNLFWMNSQSATKQEMTKLAAEKQSQDAAMKKMDHKLNMFSNPDMQMVMLKGVEKHQDAKAMVFWDKKTKEVYLNAENLPKAPTGMQYQLWAIEDGKPVNAGMYAENKDSQIALATISKAQAFAITLEKEGGSSVPTMENMYVMGGI; translated from the coding sequence TTGAACACTAAGGAATACATATCATCCGGAATTATAGAATCTTATATTCTAGGTCATGCTTCTCCCGAGGAAGCAGGCATTTTGGAGTGTGTGATGAAAAACAATGCTGAAGTGAAAGCCGCTTATGAAGAAGCGCAAAAAACTTTGGAAGATCTGGCTACTGCCCAGGCTGTAACACCTCCAAATGATCTGAAATCTAAGATTTGGAATACCATTCAGCAGAAACAGTCTACTGAAGAAGAAACCCTTTCTATTCCTGTAAATACTCCTGTCTCAAAAGATCGGGAGGAATTTAAAATTGAAGGAGAAACCAAGAAGAATACTAATTGGAAAGCCTATGCTGTTGCGGCATCTGTTTTATTTCTTGTAAGTATTGCAGGCAATCTATTTTGGATGAACAGCCAGTCGGCTACGAAGCAAGAAATGACAAAATTGGCAGCAGAAAAGCAATCTCAGGATGCTGCTATGAAAAAGATGGATCACAAACTGAATATGTTCTCTAATCCGGATATGCAAATGGTAATGTTAAAAGGCGTAGAAAAGCATCAGGATGCCAAAGCCATGGTTTTCTGGGATAAAAAGACAAAAGAAGTTTACCTGAATGCTGAGAATCTTCCTAAAGCCCCAACCGGGATGCAGTACCAGCTTTGGGCTATTGAAGACGGAAAACCTGTAAATGCAGGAATGTATGCCGAAAATAAAGATAGCCAGATTGCATTGGCTACCATCTCAAAAGCACAGGCTTTTGCCATCACACTTGAAAAAGAAGGCGGAAGTAGTGTTCCGACTATGGAAAATATGTATGTAATGGGAGGAATATAA
- a CDS encoding Crp/Fnr family transcriptional regulator, whose translation MLLEKLFKEFNVDLNTFNTAESELFDQFFERIWVKKNTFLIQEGELEKYSYFIFNGIARCWTLNHKGEEQTFWFCKEGSFSLSNISFTLQEKSTFNVQTITDCEIYRINQEQAIRLYEAIPGLKAVFENLTARLLNKLLNRNIDLIKYTPEQYYLQMMEEFGNTFNCIPLKDIASYLGITPQALSRIRKRIF comes from the coding sequence ATGCTTTTAGAAAAATTATTCAAAGAGTTCAATGTTGATCTCAATACATTTAATACAGCTGAATCTGAGCTTTTTGACCAGTTTTTTGAACGAATATGGGTTAAAAAGAACACATTTCTTATTCAGGAAGGTGAATTAGAGAAATACAGTTATTTTATTTTCAATGGTATAGCACGTTGCTGGACCTTAAATCATAAAGGTGAGGAACAAACCTTCTGGTTTTGTAAGGAAGGCTCCTTTTCTTTGTCTAATATTTCATTTACCCTCCAGGAAAAGTCAACTTTTAATGTGCAGACCATTACAGATTGTGAAATATATAGGATTAATCAGGAACAGGCTATCAGGCTATATGAAGCGATTCCTGGTTTGAAAGCAGTCTTTGAAAATCTGACAGCCAGATTGTTGAATAAGCTTTTGAATAGAAATATCGACCTGATAAAATACACTCCCGAACAGTATTATTTACAGATGATGGAAGAATTTGGAAATACTTTCAATTGTATTCCATTAAAGGATATTGCTTCTTATTTAGGGATTACTCCACAAGCATTAAGCAGAATACGGAAACGGATTTTTTAA
- a CDS encoding GNAT family N-acetyltransferase has product MIREIHEIDYPLLMKIWESSVLNTHDFLKEEDFNYYKKEIPGYFEHVILLGFEENGTLVGFMGIAEGNLEMLFIHNDYRGKGIGKKLIQYGINHLNVNKVDVNEQNAQAVGFYQYIGFRVLDRSALDNQGKEYPILHMGL; this is encoded by the coding sequence ATGATAAGAGAAATACATGAAATAGATTATCCTCTGCTAATGAAAATCTGGGAAAGTTCTGTACTCAATACCCATGATTTTCTGAAAGAGGAAGATTTTAATTATTATAAAAAAGAGATTCCCGGTTATTTTGAACATGTTATTTTATTAGGGTTTGAAGAAAATGGAACTTTAGTTGGATTTATGGGAATTGCTGAAGGAAATCTTGAAATGCTGTTTATTCATAACGATTATCGTGGTAAAGGGATTGGTAAAAAACTGATTCAGTATGGAATCAATCATCTAAACGTAAATAAAGTAGATGTGAATGAACAAAATGCTCAGGCCGTGGGCTTCTATCAATATATCGGATTCCGTGTTCTTGATAGATCAGCATTAGATAATCAGGGTAAAGAATATCCTATTTTACATATGGGATTATAA
- the metE gene encoding 5-methyltetrahydropteroyltriglutamate--homocysteine S-methyltransferase, with product MQTHILGYPRIGSKRELKKACEQYWSGKIVLEELLTVGRNICSQNWNLQKEAGIDLIPCNDFSYYDQVLDMSLVVGAIPTRYHEVALKKNNSELDLYFAMARGYQKDELDITAMEMTKWFDTNYHYIVPEFYKNQQFKLTSDKIFNEFAGAKQAGINAKPVIIGLVSYLLLGKEKEEGFDKLDLAHNLLPVYVEIISKLQSQGAQWIQFDEPFLALDINEKAKEVYTFVYAELRRQFPKLTFIVTTYFEGLKNNLALATSLPVNVLHIDLVRNPEQLEDVLHSIPEHLSLSLGIVDGRNIWKNDYENSLSFIKKATETLGSERVLIAPSCSLLHSPCDLDFETSLNAEIKNWLAFAKQKVKEVVTLKELASETSDENILQDFEENKKAVSDRKTSSLIHNENVKLRANAVTEKDSQRKNSFHIRKEEQQKALQLPLFPTTTIGSFPQTAEVRTWRAKFKKGELTTEQYDALLKEETQRTIRWQESIGIDVLVHGEYERNDMVEYFGEQLKGFTFTKNGWVQSYGSRCVKPPIIFGDVSRPEPMTVYWSQYAQSQTNQWVKGMLTGPVTILQWSFVRDDQPRSETCKQIALAIRDEVQDLEKAGIRIIQIDEPAIREGLPLRKTEWQNYLKWAVEAFKISASGVEDATQIHTHMCYSEFNDIIKNIADMDADVITIECSRSQMELLHAFADFKYPNEIGPGVYDIHSPRVPSKQEMIELLKKAQDVIPAHQLWVNPDCGLKTRHWEETEKALIAMVAAAKEASVEYAS from the coding sequence ATGCAAACTCACATTCTGGGCTACCCGCGTATTGGTAGCAAAAGAGAACTTAAAAAAGCCTGCGAACAATATTGGTCAGGTAAAATTGTTTTGGAAGAACTTCTTACCGTAGGAAGAAACATCTGCAGTCAAAACTGGAACCTTCAGAAAGAAGCCGGAATTGATCTTATTCCATGTAATGATTTTTCTTATTACGATCAGGTTCTGGATATGAGTCTGGTAGTAGGCGCTATTCCAACGCGCTATCATGAAGTAGCCCTGAAAAAAAACAATTCTGAATTGGATCTTTATTTTGCCATGGCAAGAGGATACCAGAAAGATGAATTAGATATCACAGCCATGGAAATGACCAAATGGTTTGATACCAATTATCACTACATCGTTCCTGAATTTTATAAAAACCAGCAATTCAAACTTACTTCAGATAAGATTTTCAATGAATTTGCAGGCGCCAAACAGGCGGGGATCAATGCAAAACCTGTGATTATCGGTCTCGTTTCTTATCTGCTTTTAGGAAAAGAGAAAGAAGAAGGATTTGATAAACTGGATCTTGCCCACAATCTTCTTCCGGTCTATGTTGAGATTATCTCAAAACTACAAAGCCAGGGCGCTCAGTGGATTCAGTTTGATGAACCCTTTTTAGCATTAGATATCAATGAAAAAGCAAAAGAAGTCTATACTTTTGTGTATGCTGAACTTAGAAGACAGTTTCCGAAGCTTACATTCATTGTAACCACTTATTTTGAAGGATTAAAGAATAATTTAGCTCTTGCCACATCACTTCCTGTAAATGTTCTGCATATTGATCTGGTAAGAAATCCTGAACAACTCGAAGATGTTCTTCATTCTATTCCTGAACACCTGAGTCTGTCTCTTGGAATCGTAGACGGAAGAAACATCTGGAAAAATGATTACGAAAACTCTCTATCCTTTATTAAAAAAGCAACCGAAACACTGGGATCTGAAAGAGTTTTAATCGCTCCGTCATGCTCCCTGCTTCATTCACCATGTGATTTAGACTTTGAAACCAGCCTTAATGCTGAAATCAAAAACTGGCTCGCTTTCGCAAAACAAAAAGTAAAAGAAGTGGTTACCCTGAAAGAATTAGCTTCAGAAACTTCTGATGAGAATATTCTTCAGGATTTTGAAGAAAATAAAAAAGCGGTTTCAGATAGAAAAACATCTTCATTGATCCATAATGAAAATGTAAAACTCAGAGCGAATGCCGTGACTGAGAAAGATTCACAAAGAAAAAATTCTTTCCATATCCGTAAAGAAGAGCAACAAAAAGCATTGCAGCTTCCTTTATTTCCCACTACAACCATCGGATCATTTCCACAGACAGCAGAAGTAAGAACCTGGAGGGCAAAATTCAAAAAAGGAGAACTGACTACAGAACAATATGATGCTCTATTAAAAGAAGAAACCCAAAGAACCATCCGTTGGCAGGAAAGTATCGGAATAGACGTTCTTGTACATGGAGAATATGAACGTAATGATATGGTGGAATATTTCGGAGAGCAACTGAAAGGATTTACCTTTACTAAAAACGGCTGGGTACAAAGCTATGGAAGCCGTTGCGTAAAACCTCCGATCATCTTCGGAGATGTTTCCAGACCTGAACCTATGACCGTATACTGGTCTCAATATGCTCAGTCTCAAACCAATCAATGGGTAAAAGGAATGTTAACAGGTCCTGTAACCATATTACAATGGTCATTTGTACGCGATGATCAGCCCCGTTCTGAAACTTGTAAACAGATTGCTCTTGCCATTCGTGATGAAGTTCAGGATCTGGAAAAGGCAGGCATCAGAATTATTCAGATTGATGAACCAGCTATCCGTGAAGGCCTTCCATTGAGGAAAACAGAATGGCAAAATTACCTGAAATGGGCTGTAGAGGCATTTAAAATATCAGCAAGTGGAGTAGAAGACGCTACCCAGATTCATACTCATATGTGTTATTCAGAATTTAATGATATCATTAAGAATATCGCAGATATGGATGCGGATGTGATTACGATAGAATGTTCAAGATCTCAAATGGAGCTTCTACATGCTTTTGCAGATTTCAAATATCCTAATGAAATCGGTCCCGGAGTTTATGACATTCATTCTCCGAGAGTTCCTTCGAAGCAAGAAATGATTGAACTGCTGAAAAAAGCACAGGATGTAATTCCTGCTCATCAGCTTTGGGTAAATCCTGACTGTGGATTGAAAACCAGACATTGGGAAGAAACAGAAAAAGCTTTAATTGCTATGGTTGCTGCTGCTAAAGAAGCGTCTGTAGAATATGCATCTTAA
- a CDS encoding Lrp/AsnC family transcriptional regulator: MEQLDDKDLKLLKLLQNNAKLTVKELAKEVNLSPSPVFERVRRLEQEGFVKRYVAVLDAEKLNRGFTVFCQIKLKIHDRSVGYDFVKEILEIQEVAECYNISGDFDFLLKVQVRDMKHYQDFVFNKLGSVDSIGSTHSTFVMAEVKNNQGITL; the protein is encoded by the coding sequence GTGGAACAACTCGATGATAAGGATTTAAAACTCTTGAAACTGCTTCAGAACAACGCAAAACTGACAGTTAAAGAGCTGGCAAAGGAAGTTAATCTATCTCCATCTCCTGTTTTTGAGCGGGTAAGAAGGCTTGAGCAGGAAGGTTTCGTGAAAAGATATGTGGCGGTTCTGGATGCGGAAAAGCTTAATCGTGGATTTACGGTGTTTTGCCAGATCAAATTAAAAATTCATGATCGGTCCGTAGGTTATGATTTTGTAAAAGAAATTCTGGAAATTCAGGAAGTGGCAGAATGTTACAATATTTCCGGAGATTTTGATTTCTTATTAAAGGTTCAGGTTCGGGATATGAAACATTATCAGGATTTTGTATTCAATAAGCTAGGCTCTGTAGATTCTATAGGGAGTACCCATAGCACATTTGTAATGGCTGAAGTAAAGAATAATCAAGGGATAACTTTATAA
- a CDS encoding TonB-dependent receptor, giving the protein MKKTLYFLMGSSLIYPSLLKAQKLNPEKKNVKDIESIQIQGKTDYNSVNISRKKLDFIQSNTLGETLRKIPGIQNSGYGPNSGAPVIRSLSGNRVKILENGVAVNDLSGISPDFNTDIEMNSVQNITVYKNSASVLYGGKGIGGAIDIETDYVPRQLPNKTINFRGLLEGGSNSGQKQAFSAKGVIAKNWVWTVGAANQKQEIVRIPGKSKDSRCYDPSLVGFNSILQSLCQIEVDSRHVLNKSLFPYISQFAIDHMIEYELSEGDLYTFSPTYYNPSDSKHYPNPKNQLYVSGQDPVKDRYKDEVNNIRDYVQTKDGEIPNSHSESNSFYVGTSYIGKSFYVGGAYQNSYSYFGVPGYTLPKMQQHTHGKPQPKIEYRPINIRSLSHKAMFESGYQFTGFPISSIKLNYMGVFSKNAELIDRQRANQFEVNQHNGRLEIVQQKLKFLSGTTGLDVQYRDMTGDGKQRYLPNTISREIGIFTMQHLDFNSVQLDLGYRNDHVQRRADTDKKYVRSRGLSGGNLSDRDFTLHQLHTSAQWNIFKKAYLKAQYNHSERAPEVNELYAGNNHFAILTEENGDDRLDKEITKTVELGAGINLKNLRVSANWYHTSYKNYIYLAHTGISREVFLVKEWRSDDTEINGVEAEAAYKVDLNKIGKWEIGAYYDLVRNISVADSSIRKWSDGDYMPNMPTSRFGFNLEGNIQNFSINIGFDHYLKQKYLGKNINPELPMPAFSLLNVRVSYKDDSLGIGNLEYYIVGNNLLNSEARLQNSQLKFLSPLPGINISAGIKITI; this is encoded by the coding sequence ATGAAAAAGACCCTTTATTTTTTGATGGGAAGCTCTCTTATCTACCCATCACTACTGAAAGCGCAGAAACTTAATCCTGAAAAAAAGAATGTAAAAGACATAGAGTCTATACAAATACAAGGAAAAACGGATTACAACAGTGTAAATATTTCGAGGAAGAAGCTGGATTTTATTCAATCCAATACTTTGGGGGAAACCCTGAGAAAAATCCCAGGTATCCAAAATTCCGGGTATGGCCCTAACTCTGGTGCTCCGGTTATCAGAAGCCTCAGCGGAAATCGTGTAAAAATACTGGAAAACGGAGTTGCAGTAAACGATCTTTCCGGGATAAGCCCAGATTTTAATACTGATATTGAAATGAACAGTGTTCAAAACATTACTGTTTATAAAAACTCCGCATCAGTCCTTTATGGAGGGAAAGGTATTGGAGGAGCTATCGATATTGAAACAGATTATGTTCCCCGTCAATTGCCCAATAAAACAATCAATTTTCGTGGACTCCTTGAGGGCGGAAGTAATAGTGGACAAAAACAGGCATTTTCAGCAAAAGGAGTTATCGCAAAAAACTGGGTATGGACGGTGGGAGCAGCCAACCAAAAACAAGAAATTGTAAGAATTCCCGGAAAATCTAAGGACAGCAGATGTTATGATCCCTCATTAGTAGGCTTCAACAGCATTTTGCAATCTCTTTGCCAGATAGAAGTAGATTCAAGGCACGTACTCAACAAAAGTCTCTTTCCATATATCAGTCAGTTTGCTATAGATCATATGATAGAATACGAACTTTCAGAAGGAGACCTATACACATTCAGTCCTACCTATTATAATCCTTCAGATAGTAAACATTATCCCAACCCAAAGAATCAACTGTATGTTTCCGGTCAGGATCCTGTAAAAGACCGCTATAAAGATGAAGTTAATAATATCAGAGATTACGTTCAAACAAAAGATGGAGAAATCCCCAACAGCCATTCGGAAAGCAATTCTTTTTATGTTGGAACAAGTTATATAGGAAAATCATTCTATGTAGGTGGAGCTTATCAAAACTCTTATTCATATTTTGGTGTTCCTGGCTATACTCTTCCCAAAATGCAGCAGCACACTCACGGAAAGCCTCAACCTAAAATAGAGTACCGACCTATCAATATCAGGAGTTTATCTCATAAAGCAATGTTTGAGTCCGGTTATCAATTTACAGGTTTCCCAATTTCCAGTATCAAATTAAATTATATGGGAGTATTTTCAAAAAACGCTGAACTTATTGATCGCCAGCGGGCCAATCAGTTTGAAGTGAATCAGCATAATGGGCGTTTGGAAATTGTACAACAAAAACTGAAATTCCTCAGTGGAACCACAGGTCTTGACGTTCAATATAGAGATATGACAGGAGATGGGAAACAGAGATACCTACCCAATACGATAAGCCGCGAAATCGGAATATTTACGATGCAGCATCTTGATTTCAACAGTGTTCAACTGGATCTAGGTTATAGGAATGACCATGTTCAGCGCAGAGCAGATACAGATAAAAAATACGTAAGAAGCCGTGGCCTTTCAGGAGGAAACCTCAGCGACAGGGATTTTACGCTTCACCAGCTTCATACTTCAGCACAGTGGAATATCTTTAAAAAAGCTTACTTAAAAGCCCAGTATAATCACTCCGAAAGAGCCCCGGAAGTGAACGAACTTTACGCAGGGAATAATCATTTCGCGATCCTGACGGAAGAAAACGGTGATGACAGACTAGATAAAGAAATAACAAAAACTGTAGAACTGGGAGCCGGAATCAATCTGAAAAATCTTCGTGTATCTGCTAACTGGTACCATACTTCCTATAAAAATTATATTTATCTCGCTCACACCGGAATTTCCCGGGAAGTTTTCCTGGTTAAAGAATGGCGTTCTGATGATACTGAAATCAACGGAGTTGAAGCAGAAGCTGCTTACAAAGTTGATCTTAACAAAATAGGAAAATGGGAAATAGGAGCTTATTATGATCTGGTAAGAAACATCAGTGTTGCAGACAGCTCAATAAGAAAATGGAGCGATGGTGATTATATGCCGAATATGCCTACCAGCCGTTTTGGATTTAATCTTGAAGGTAATATACAGAATTTCAGTATTAATATTGGTTTTGACCATTATTTAAAACAAAAATACTTAGGAAAGAATATTAATCCTGAACTTCCAATGCCTGCATTTTCATTGCTTAATGTCCGCGTTTCCTATAAAGACGATAGCTTAGGAATAGGAAATTTGGAATATTATATCGTAGGAAACAATCTGTTGAATTCTGAAGCAAGGCTTCAAAACTCACAACTAAAGTTCCTAAGTCCGCTACCAGGCATTAATATCTCAGCCGGAATAAAAATAACAATATAA
- a CDS encoding bacteriocin-like protein — protein sequence MKNFKKLDRNELKSISGEGLLDPIGGLIGGLGGVVGGVIGGVGTIVGGVVGGVGSTVGGVIGGVGTVVGNALCQTQCVVNGVIHIKLLECGSTC from the coding sequence ATGAAAAATTTCAAAAAACTAGACAGAAACGAACTAAAATCTATTTCAGGAGAAGGATTACTTGATCCAATTGGAGGATTAATCGGTGGTCTAGGTGGCGTTGTTGGTGGCGTTATCGGAGGAGTAGGTACTATCGTTGGCGGTGTTGTTGGCGGTGTAGGTTCTACAGTAGGTGGTGTTATCGGCGGTGTTGGTACCGTTGTAGGAAACGCTTTATGCCAAACACAGTGTGTCGTTAATGGTGTAATCCACATCAAATTATTAGAGTGTGGTTCTACTTGCTAA
- a CDS encoding XRE family transcriptional regulator, translating to MSIFSNNIRSLRAKRKVSQQNVADDLTISRVRYSKYENGISEPPIELLVKISKYFHVSIDLLLSVDLQKYSTEDMLKLPDNRIVLPVAVDDLGNDTIEIIPQKASMGYLEGYSDVGYIESLQRIALPFLNNGKYRAFPADGDSMPPFRNGSYIVGKYVEGIDELKPGKTYVFITQNDGITYKRFKEHKGNAICVSADNSFYEPYDIAFEDIVEIWQYASGIFPEDFEPGDYESYNFKEMFRELRQDIKELDKKVSTRRRKSSK from the coding sequence ATGTCAATTTTTTCAAATAATATACGCTCTCTGAGAGCCAAGAGAAAGGTTTCTCAACAAAATGTAGCTGATGATCTTACAATCTCCCGAGTGAGATATTCTAAATACGAAAATGGAATTTCAGAACCTCCTATCGAGCTTCTTGTTAAAATATCCAAATATTTTCATGTCAGTATAGATCTGTTATTGTCTGTGGATCTCCAAAAGTATTCAACAGAGGATATGCTGAAGCTTCCGGATAATAGAATCGTTCTGCCAGTAGCTGTGGATGATCTTGGAAATGATACCATCGAAATCATTCCCCAGAAAGCTTCTATGGGGTATCTGGAAGGATACAGTGATGTGGGATATATTGAAAGCCTTCAACGCATTGCCCTACCCTTTTTAAATAATGGAAAATACAGAGCATTTCCGGCAGACGGAGATTCGATGCCACCATTCAGAAACGGTTCTTATATTGTGGGAAAATATGTAGAGGGAATTGACGAACTGAAACCTGGAAAAACCTATGTTTTTATTACTCAAAACGATGGGATTACCTATAAACGTTTTAAGGAACATAAAGGAAATGCGATCTGTGTAAGTGCAGATAACTCTTTCTATGAACCTTATGACATTGCGTTTGAAGATATTGTAGAAATCTGGCAGTATGCCTCAGGAATTTTTCCGGAAGATTTTGAACCGGGAGATTATGAAAGCTACAATTTCAAAGAAATGTTCAGGGAATTGAGACAGGACATCAAAGAATTGGATAAAAAAGTGTCTACACGTCGTAGAAAATCTTCGAAATAA